A region of Crenobacter cavernae DNA encodes the following proteins:
- a CDS encoding DNA-binding protein, with translation MPRAPKISQQQVDTVAAEMQAIGEAPTVRAVRSALGAGSNHTVAKLLNDWKSRNAQAHQEASELPAGVRQALGDWVAQAIATATAALRTELATTQQDNSDVIAESERLAVELDEQTQGLNRLATEKAELLGRLSQLETELELARKAVMTQQQAAEAARSESTTLRLRLEALSRLENEVERRRKGLEEERARRIAAEQAVAVGSARLDATEAQVVNLQRRLTEAENEAKQATREAHEMRGQLQILQGMRGTRAQP, from the coding sequence ATGCCACGCGCCCCCAAGATCAGCCAGCAGCAGGTCGATACCGTCGCCGCCGAGATGCAGGCGATCGGTGAAGCGCCGACCGTCCGCGCCGTGCGGAGCGCCCTCGGTGCCGGCAGCAACCACACGGTGGCCAAGCTGCTAAACGATTGGAAGTCCAGGAACGCTCAGGCGCACCAGGAGGCGAGCGAGCTTCCCGCCGGGGTCAGACAGGCACTGGGGGATTGGGTTGCGCAAGCCATCGCCACGGCCACCGCCGCACTGAGGACTGAGCTCGCGACGACGCAACAGGACAACAGCGACGTCATCGCCGAGTCAGAGCGACTCGCCGTCGAGCTGGATGAACAGACCCAGGGACTGAATAGGCTGGCGACCGAAAAAGCGGAGTTGCTCGGCCGGTTGTCGCAACTCGAGACCGAGCTGGAACTGGCCCGCAAAGCGGTCATGACACAGCAGCAGGCGGCCGAGGCCGCCCGCAGCGAAAGCACCACGCTGCGGCTCAGACTGGAAGCGTTGTCGCGTCTGGAAAACGAAGTCGAGCGACGGCGGAAAGGACTGGAGGAGGAACGCGCTCGTCGCATTGCCGCAGAACAAGCGGTCGCTGTCGGCAGCGCACGACTGGACGCGACCGAAGCACAAGTGGTTAACCTGCAACGCCGCTTGACCGAAGCCGAGAATGAAGCCAAACAGGCGACGCGGGAAGCCCACGAAATGCGCGGGCAGCTGCAGATATTGCAAGGGATGCGGGGCACTAGAGCCCAACCTTAA
- a CDS encoding site-specific integrase encodes MHTYLFRREQSQNYYFRRAVPPHLRQSIGKREILVSLRTSDRLTAERLVRQHAVDTDALFEMHERQLSDAQNTFPYGPDEPTLALQPSMIPTLVERYRAEVINTQLATPPTKHELAELRTWYRELEARLTDDAVVGDTSFIEETGTFHLEAEGIDPELSDPATVNLYLQRLLYADLQAIRLQLAKLNGDDVKKQAMPPHPLNADHWDAMLECWQAERAPSAKTWHEACSLVERFKAYAGDISPLDITAEIAEGFRDSLLDHGLSRSRVHTIFALLRAVVNTAIEMKACSLTENPFAQVKVNVPDHEADEAQRQPFELEQLRALFRSPVYRDGARPAKGGRDAAFWPPLLGLYTGARLEELGQLHLDDVQQHEGQWFLRIRALQPSQKLKTSTSARTVLVHEELLNIGFINYVAGLREQGEERLFPALTPDKYDKYTKTFSTWFNEYLDAHVVDDRRYTYHSFRHAFEEYAGWSGLTHYQVDGILGHAPTGMAKIYGKKQGGRRRFEPRVLADGMQKFRVEGLDLSHLHCTY; translated from the coding sequence ATGCACACCTATCTGTTCCGCCGCGAGCAAAGCCAGAACTACTATTTCCGTCGCGCCGTGCCCCCGCATCTGCGCCAGTCCATCGGCAAACGCGAAATCCTCGTCTCGCTGCGCACCAGCGACCGCCTCACCGCCGAACGGCTGGTCCGTCAGCACGCCGTCGACACCGACGCGCTGTTCGAGATGCACGAGCGCCAGCTCAGCGATGCACAGAACACCTTTCCCTACGGGCCCGACGAACCGACCCTCGCGCTGCAGCCGAGCATGATCCCCACCCTGGTGGAGCGCTATCGGGCGGAGGTCATCAATACCCAGCTGGCCACCCCACCGACCAAGCATGAGCTGGCAGAACTGCGAACCTGGTATCGCGAACTGGAGGCGCGACTGACCGACGACGCCGTCGTCGGCGACACATCCTTTATCGAAGAGACGGGGACGTTCCACCTGGAGGCCGAGGGCATCGATCCGGAGCTCAGCGACCCGGCGACCGTGAACCTGTATCTGCAGCGACTGCTGTACGCCGACCTGCAGGCCATCCGCCTGCAGCTCGCCAAGCTGAACGGCGACGACGTCAAGAAGCAAGCCATGCCGCCCCACCCGCTCAACGCCGACCACTGGGACGCCATGCTGGAGTGCTGGCAAGCGGAACGCGCCCCAAGCGCCAAGACCTGGCACGAGGCGTGCAGTCTGGTCGAGCGTTTCAAAGCCTACGCCGGCGACATCTCGCCGCTCGATATCACGGCCGAAATCGCCGAGGGGTTCCGCGACAGCCTGCTCGACCACGGCCTGAGCCGTTCCCGCGTGCACACGATTTTTGCGCTGCTGCGCGCCGTGGTGAATACCGCCATCGAAATGAAGGCCTGCAGCCTGACCGAGAACCCGTTTGCGCAGGTCAAGGTCAACGTGCCGGACCATGAAGCGGACGAGGCACAGCGCCAGCCGTTCGAGCTCGAACAGCTGCGCGCACTGTTCCGCAGCCCGGTCTACCGCGACGGAGCCCGCCCCGCCAAGGGCGGCCGCGACGCGGCGTTCTGGCCCCCCCTGCTGGGGCTGTACACCGGCGCGCGCCTGGAAGAGCTGGGCCAGCTGCACCTCGACGACGTCCAGCAGCACGAAGGGCAGTGGTTCCTGCGCATCCGCGCCCTCCAGCCGAGCCAGAAGCTGAAAACCTCGACCTCCGCGCGCACGGTGCTCGTGCACGAGGAGCTGCTGAATATCGGCTTTATCAACTACGTCGCGGGGCTGCGCGAACAGGGCGAAGAGCGGCTGTTCCCGGCCCTCACCCCGGACAAATACGACAAATACACGAAGACCTTCTCCACCTGGTTCAACGAGTACCTGGACGCACACGTGGTGGACGACCGCCGCTACACCTACCACTCGTTCCGCCACGCCTTCGAGGAGTACGCGGGCTGGTCGGGGCTGACCCACTACCAGGTGGACGGCATCCTCGGCCACGCCCCCACCGGCATGGCGAAAATCTACGGGAAGAAACAAGGCGGTCGCCGCCGCTTCGAGCCCAGGGTGCTGGCCGACGGCATGCAAAAATTCCGCGTCGAGGGACTGGACCTGAGCCACCTGCACTGCACCTATTGA